In Chanodichthys erythropterus isolate Z2021 chromosome 20, ASM2448905v1, whole genome shotgun sequence, the genomic stretch TGCTTCTAATACTGATGACAATGAATTAGGCTGTTACTTAGTTAACACACTTTGTTGATACTGTAATATGTATCCATTCAGGACTCCATTTGGCTGGATGGGTGGAGTCCAACGCAGTATCATTTCTGTCTCTGATGGGCTTTCCAGAAGTAAAGATGATGGAGGACCAGGTACTGAAAAAAATggatgacagaatttgaaacCCTCAACTTGCTTCAtctatttttactttttgtctCTCGTTCTTACCTCCTTCTGGAGTGTGGAAAGTGAGGGGTTCAGACTGGGGTCCTTCTCCTTTATAATTAACGACACTTACAGCCAGTGCGTAATGGGAGTAGGGCTGCAAATCTCCCAAAATCATCTTCTCCTCATTGCTGTCCGTCGTCACAACTGATATGTTTGTCGGCTTCCCCTCCCTAACACGCTCCCGTCTGAGATGTCTGCTTTCTGGGCCAAAGTGCAGCAGATAAATCTATAGGATGGATGATAGAGAATTTGTTGAAGATATTTTACatctcacattttttttttttttttttttggctgagCTTAATGCAGCACCGTATATTACCTTGTAACCCTGCAGACGGCCCCTTACAGTTTCTTTGTTCACGGGCGCCCATGTGACTGTAATAGCAGTGCTGTTGATCAGAATCAGTCCCACATCCAGAGGGGCCTCAAGAGGGTCTGATAGGAAGAAAGAGCACCCGCATTTTGATTCCCTTTAAAATGTCTGTCTCAGGATTAACGTGAAACTAAAATCTCTGTTTAATTGGGGTGAATTGAGATGTATAACCTTAAAGGAAGATGTCAGGAAAAGTAGCagcaaaaatatcaaacatgacAAACTCACAGTCCTCTCCTGAGTATCCAATGGCGGATTTGGGCTCTGGACCTTCTCCCATCTCATTAACAGCTTGCACTTTAATGTCAAAGGCAGAGAAGTTGCCCACATCTGTGACGATGAAGGGTGGAGAGGTAATGTATTTGGTGTGCCAGGACGGACCGCTGCCCAAAACTTTCCTCCACATCACTTTGTAGCGAAAATCTGGGCCGTTGAAACTACGCCTGTCCAACTCCTGCAAGAACACAGACTCAGTCTTGAGCTAAAATATATCTTTCTGTGAACAATGAGAATTTCAAATGTTGGCAGTAAGTACAGGGATTCCtttatttattggtttatttaCATGAACTGTCTGGATTAACTGATTCACTAGAGTTAATCAGACTTTTTCAGAGATTGGATCATTTATAATGAAACAATTCACTATAATGAATCAAACATTCCAACATTACTGTACATACAAGAGAGAGTGAGATGACCATTTAGGATGAACTAATTCACTATAATTAATCATACTTTTCTAACACTACATGTGAAAAAGAGAGGCCCGCTTAAGTGAAATGATTCTATGAAATGATTCTACCACTGCATATGAGAGTGTAAGTCTAGAATGAATTAGACTTTCCAATGCTAGATATGAGAGTGTCAGATGATCGTTTAGGTTTAATTGATTCACTTGAATGAATCCGACTTTCTAATGCTACAAACGTGTGGGACAGAAAGGGCCTTTTGGGAACTGATTAACTAGAATGAACCAGACTATTCTAACACTACATATGAGAGAGAGGCAGAGGCACTGTTTAGAATGAAGTGATTCACTAGAATGAATCAGACCTCCTAACTccatatatgagagagagaggacCATTTAAGATGGACCAATTCACTAGAATGAATCTGAATTTTCACTACATAGAGAGAGAGGTCTGGTTAGGATGAAACTTTGTGAGTCAGACTTTTCTAACACTACACATGAGATAGAGGAGTGTTTAAGATTAACTGATTCACTAGAATAAGTCAGACTTTCTAACACTATGAGAGAGGGgattgtttaaaggtgccctagaacttttttttaaaagatgtaatataagtctaaggtgtcccctgaatgtgtctgtgaagtttcagctcaaaataccccatagattttttttttagcctattttggggcatcattataaatgagccgatttagggtacgcggcccctttaaatctggtgctccacgccccaagagctcacgcttgccttaaacaacataaaaagtgtttgtcatgcaacatgtctaatcgcgtaagtacagtgtttatttgaatgtttacatttggttatgaatgagtttgatagtgctccgtggctaaagctaacattacacactgttggagagatttataaagaatgaagttgtgtttatgaattatacagactgcaagtgtttaaaattgaaaatagtgacgctcttgtctccgtgaatacagtaagaaaggATGGtacctttaaccacatttaacagtacattagcaacatactaacgaaacatttagaaagacaatttacaaatatcactaaaaatatcatgatatcatggatcatgtcagttattattgctccatctgccatttttcactgttgtccttgcttacctagtctgatgattcacctgtgcagatccagatgtgtaatccctttcataatgttgggaacatgggctggcgtatgcaaatattgggggcgtacatattaatgattccgactgttacgtaacagtcggtgttatgttgagattcgactgttcttcagaggtcttttaaacaaatgatatttatataagaaggaggaaacaatggagtttgagactcactgtatgtcatttccatgtactgaactcttgttatttgactatgccaagataaattcaatttttgaatttagggcacctttaaaatgaaccGGTTCACTACACTAAATTTGAATTTTCTAACACTACACCATAAGAGAGAGAGGGGACCGGATAGGATTAATTGATTCACTTGAACCAATTCCTTTGAATGAATCAGACTTTCAAGTACTACATATTTTGAGATCATTTAGGACATGCCAACTCACTAGAATAAATCAGACCTGACAATGCTACATAAAAGAAAGAGACAACCGTGAGAGTGAATACttatgttttaaaacattttaaaaagagtTGGTTATTCTACACCACTACTTGagctactgaaaaatgtagtgaagttagtattttttttagtttgttacATGCCAACACTGCAATATCACATGTAGGCTACATCATATGGACTCCTTTTATCtaacttttttgtttattttgcttcATTTCACTATCTGCTCCTTTTCACAttctcttttgtgttccatggggggaaaaaaacatcatGCAggcttggaacgacatgagggtgaatgcATTAAGACAGAATCATTTTTGTTCTGAATTGCGCAATGCACCTTCCATGTGATGACAAGGGTGCCTGGGTCGATGGAATCACTGCGCACTCCTTCAGGGTTGCTGTCTGGAGCTGTGGAGGACAAATCATAATTTAGTGCCAAGATGTTCTAACATGGCAATAAAACTGTCACTTCACATCAGCCACACACTGAGAGAAGATGCAAACACAAATTCAAAGTGTCATACAAATGATTCAAGAGACAAAACAAATGCATCACAACATAGCGGTACAAGCATTTTCTTTTTCAAGGCAATTTAaaagttcacacacacacacacacacacacacggtgtTACTTACGAGCAGCTGGTGTGGAATAGGCCTCCGTTTCCTTGCTCGGGTCACTCTTGCCAATGTCATTGATGGCGATGATTCGGAAGCGGTAAGAAATGAAGGGCTTCAAGGGAAGAGTAGTTCGCTGCATGCTGCCAGACACGCGGCTTAGCTCCTCCCATTCCTTTCTTTCAGATCCCGTCTCCTCAAACTCAATCAAATACTCTAGATACATAAACacgtgtatatatacacataaaacaGGAGAAAATTACCCTGATTTTGTATTTGGACACTTGAAACACTTAAAATTGTAAGAATGCTGCCACTGCCTTAGATATAAAATAAGAACTCAAatgattattttacatttgatttaaaaaaaaataaaaaattatcgcgattttatatatgtataaaatatatatgtatcaTATATTGACTGCATATGTTGcataaacaggaaaaaaaacatatactGTACCTAGCACAGGGCTGTTGTGATCCTCTCCAGGTGTCCAGCTGAGAGTGACACTGCGTTCTTTAGGTTCGATCATCTGTATTTGGGTCGGAGGGTCTGGTCGGTCTGGTTAATGAGGGTTGACAAAAAGGTCAAGGGGTAAGATGCCAGTAAAAACAAGGCATCTATGATTTTAAAGGTTATTTATCGAATATGCCTACAGCAAAAAAAATGTCCTTTTGTCCTTTTTGTAGGTCACATTATCATACAACACGCAACACATACAGCTATATAGATCCAGACATGTAAAAGGGTTTAGACATGGCCATGTTATAGAGAACAGGCCGATTATAAAGTAACCTACCAACGATAGTGATGGAGCCACTCGCTTCTGCCATATCCAGAGTGGTAATGACTTCACAGGTGTAAATCCCTTCATCCTCTTCGTCAACATCAGGTATTATGAGGGTGGATTTATCTATTATATAGCTAAGATATTTAAGATTAATAATGTTCATGAGGTCACATTATACAGTTCAAACTAAGTTATTTTGCAGCTTTCTGAGGGAAATTAAGGTATAAAAGCATACTTGTCTGAATCAGAGGACTCTGTAAGCTTCTGCCGGTTCTTCCTCCACTGGACTTGAGGGGCAACCTGCCTGAAGTCCACATAGTACTCGCAGGTTAGGGTAGCTGGCTGTCCCCGCTGAATCCGCAGAGCCAACGGAGGTTTCACAATCTCTGTCTTATCTGGAAGACAACATTTCTATtcgtaaaaaaatattttgattttaagtaaaaaaaaaaaagaaaaaaaaaaaaagagagagattataataattaaaaaagaaattattttattaaccaGAATTTTCTTTCCTTATGTTTAAGTAAAAAATGCATCTAAAATTAGACTTGTTTTCAGGGATGAAATCCtgaattaattgtatttttcttaACCTGttagttattttgcttttttataataataaatctaactttaaaaaatgaatgaggaggagggtagtgaatgacgtcccgggtcactaaagacccctTATAGGGTtattaaatgcatacctcgggtctttagtgacccaggatgtcattcactaccctcctcctcattcattttttaaagttagacatcaaccttcttggtattcctcaatcaattcattataaaaaatataacaagaaaaaaaaatcataaaattataaaagaatgcctatttttgtattcattttttgtaaaaattgtatagggtcgcaagcGACCCAAGGTATGTATGAGTgtaagtatattttttctgcacaacaataattgaatcttagatgacggaataagtgcaattcacctttattccacaaggtggcaatgtctgatacacaatgctgaagtgacgactcattcagacagaaaacgaaagaataagaaaaacatgaaatggctcagcgatttctgcagagcaagtactgaacgcaatcaaaaatatgtaactgttactggtgggatctggtgaagctgttagcgatcgaaatattgattttaaagatgttgaaaattatatagttttgagaatacgtttgagatcgcaaatgggctcatattcgtgacctcaaacataaaactagcccattatttgctgaatttattggggaatgagctctgacgaggacagtgacgatgacataaaacatctgctcaaacagagccatttcaagctccaaaacgtaacaaaatacgatttattttattcttctgtaattgttactctaatatcaaagaagttttatattatcgcgacaggtagagattcttccatgttagatatagatccgggtcgataaagacccgaatatgtaagaatgattggcgaaacagtcatgcatttaagggttaaagaaaataacttataaactccaatgatgatgatgatataaTGTGCATAATATCCTGCTAAGAGTATTAGAATATAATAAAAGCATCAACCAAAGACTTTGTGTAATAAAAAGGAATGATCCTAACGGCCTGAAGTGAAACCAGTTATAAATCAAGTATGCATGAAGGCATGAGCATTCAGGCATGTAGAACTCACTGAGTACATCCAGCTCAGCGGTGATGGTGATTTTGCTGTTGCTGACAGTGCAGGTGTACTGGCTGCTGTCATTGCGGGTGGCGTTTCTGATCTGTAGAGAGCCATCGGATAACTGACTCATCCTTGGGTTGGCTATAAGTGCGCCCCAGGGCTCAACCTCCCTGTGAACAcacaaaatattcattttagCCTGTTCAAATGAATGCAATGTGCAATATTCCAAGAACACCAACATTTAGAAATGCTGACTACTGAGTGTGATTTTGCCCATGACATGTGCCCTAATGGACTCCCCACAAAGCAGTTTCCCCCCAGCAATAATAAGGACAGCTGGCTAGAGCAGTTCTGGCATGTGAGGAAGGGACACCCCACAGGACCGAGTCTGCCTCACCATGTGACATTGGGCTGAGGAGAGCCAAAGGTCTCGCAAGCCAGATCAATAGTCTGTCCCTCTGCCACAGAGTACATGATACCGTCTTCTGTCAGAATCTGGGGAGGCAGTTCTAGAGAAACAAAATTGAAAATATCATGTAGTTTCCTGAATTCTTAGAACCCCAAAAAATACAtattcttaaaaaacaaaaaacagcttttttttagagctgcttttgAAAATTAATTTACCTATAACATAGACATAAGCATTGATGAGGATAGATCCATGCTTATTGGCAGCTTTACACTGATACACCGCAGTGTCACTGAGTTCCACATTCTTCAGAGTGAGAACACCATGTTTCACACTGCGTCGGGGGTCTGGGTCAATATCTACGTAAAAAAGACACATCAGTACATCAATACAAGACCATATACCAATGTCTCTCATTAACAGATAAAGCTGATTCAACATTAAGAAAGTTTTTTTGTTAGCTGAACCTCTTTGTcctaaaatattgattttaagtACCCCTCTGAGATTTTAAGGTAATTTTTTTACGgtcacaaatatattttaatggcaACGTTTCGGTCAGTTAGGCGGATAGCGCTAAATATTGTTGTGTAAGgcactatatattttttaagttaatatttaaatcatttaGCAACTCATTTGAATGGTCACGGTTTTCTGATGTCATTTAattggtcacatgacatgcaggtaaacaaGTATTTCATATTCTTTTAGTGTTTTATcctgattattaaaatgtttattccaaaaggatttatttatttacatttttttatcattttatcaaTTAGTTTTTCATCAATCACAAACCCCAGCAGTTTCCCCATAAACCCCAGTTTGGAAACCTTgcattaaaggtagggtaggtaaTTTCAGAAtagctagcaatagcaagctagcttgaAAGCATAATATTCCACCCTTCCTTTAGAGTactctccaaagccacgcctcttccaaaacacatgaacgcacacAGCAGATTCTTCAAAGCGCCACGAGACAAGAGACGgcgttaaattacctcatgtctcaaagcacacaataataatgaatgttaacaacttacagagctctagttgtaccacctgactgctgcagattaatttaaGCGTTGACAGTGTTGACAGAAACACATAAATCCGTGTCTGAGGACGTGACCACCTCTGATTAGAAAGTCACGGGTTGCTCATCTCTCAATTAAGGTTACAACACAgcgtgaatgcagcataagtctgttgttttggttcaggaactgtaaaaggtggctgctaTTTCGGTTGTGGTGCTCGGTGACTGATGTCTTTCTAACTCTGCATACCCTTATGAAAAGCGTGGAGGTATGGAAATACATACGTTGACAAGCAGGTAGGACAAcgaatgcaatgattggacaaacatttttttggtcctgagacttccacagaagatatatgtACATGTTGTAATATATAGACCACatctattattgattgctatcaggatgtgaagagagtttcaaccagtgTAACAACAAGTGTTTACAAAATGAATTGCCTACACTACCTTTAAGACATGGAATGTTTTCTGACTGAATCAGTTACCAGTAAGAAGATTGCCGTTGATGCTCCAGGTGACCTCAGGGCTTGGAATGCCGTCAGCCTTACATTCCAGTTTGACCGTCTCTCCTGGGGCGTACAGCTGGCTCTTTGGTTCTTTAATCCAATATGGGGCAGCTAGACCaccacaaaacaaacaactaaTCATGAAAAGCAATAATTTGCAAcaattatactatattataaaCTTTTCAGAAGGGATAGCAAATAAACTTTTATCAAGCAATAAGCAATTATACTCCAATCATGCAGAGCTAACAATGTAAATCCTGACTGTCGTTGTTGCTTTCATCAGCAAagtctaattttcatttttttttttttaagtcatccACCCAAATATCTCTTCAAGTTCACACCCCACATCTAAATCTGCAGAGGAAGTGATCTGGCAGTGTAAAGCATACAGTACCTTCCACAGTGATGCTGTAGGTGTGAGTTATCATGCCTTGCACATTTGTGGCGGTACATTGGTACTCGCCACCGTCAGACTCTGAGATTTTCATAAAACGCAGAACTCTGTTATAATTGTCATTGGAGGTGCGTGACTCAGACAGAACTCCATCTTTCCTAATCCACTGGATACTGGGAGCGGGCCTAATGAGGGAAACAAAAGGATGTAAACAAACAGGACACTTTTTTTAGAAAGTACACTTTTTAACTAAGTAAAAACTCTAAAAGACACACAGCCAGAGAAGCTTTGACTTACAGGCCCTGAACAATGCATTCCAGCTCTAGGCTTTGGCCACTGAGCACCAGGTAGGAGCTGCGGGAGCCAGTGGGTCGCATCATTTGAGGCCTTCTGTTACGCACCGAGTTAGCTACAGATACAGACAAAGACAGAATTAGTGAGGGAAATGAGGAGAGAGAGCATGGTTAACAATGGTAAACAATCTAAGGCTGGGCAAAACAGCTAAAACAAAacaggatggatggatggatggagagaaACATGTTAGGACGAAAGAATGATAGatggaacaacagacagacagacagacagacggaacaacagacagacagacagacagacagacagacagacagacagacagacagacagacagacagatagatagatagatagatagatagatagatagatagatagatagatagatagatagatagatagatagatagatagatagatagatagatagatagatagatagatagatagatagatagatagatagatagatagatagatagatagatagatagataggacgAAAGAATGATAGAAGGAacaaaagagacagacagacagacagacagacagacagacagacagacagacagacagacagacagacagacagacagacagacagacagacagacagacagacagatagacagatagatagatagatagatagatagatagatagatagatagatagatagatagatagatagatagatagatagatagatagatagatagatagatagatagatagatagatagatagatagtgttatgttaaataaaatagctcaatattaaaaaaaaatcctgctcTTTTTCTACTGTTCAGGCCAAAGGTTTTATAAAATAGTTCTGCTTAGTCAAGGTCAGTCAGCATCCACTGCCTTGATGCTTACAGGGGACAACAGTGAGTTTGATGGGCTCTTTGAGCACGATGATGCGTGCGCTGGGGAACTGAGTGTTGCAGGTGTAGTCTTCTCGGCTGTCTGCCGCAATCACATGAGAGAAGTACAAGTTTCCATCGCGACCCTGAATCACACGCTCGTTTTGCTGAATGTGCCGTAGCCCTTAGAG encodes the following:
- the l1cama gene encoding neural cell adhesion molecule L1.2, with protein sequence MPATSQQQVGSRGRCAALLLPLLLLSVAPRPGDTMINIPSKLKSPPVITAQPKSITTFSADDITLTCEATGNPPPTFRWVKDGIEFDPSKDPDLSVSRDSGTFSLTAKDGPIHQYQGRYNCYASNELGTAVSNEAHIVTENTPTLQKEKKVIKKVEEGDSVVLPCNPPNSTMAPVIHWMDKRLRHIQQNERVIQGRDGNLYFSHVIAADSREDYTCNTQFPSARIIVLKEPIKLTVVPSNSVRNRRPQMMRPTGSRSSYLVLSGQSLELECIVQGLPAPSIQWIRKDGVLSESRTSNDNYNRVLRFMKISESDGGEYQCTATNVQGMITHTYSITVEAAPYWIKEPKSQLYAPGETVKLECKADGIPSPEVTWSINGNLLTDIDPDPRRSVKHGVLTLKNVELSDTAVYQCKAANKHGSILINAYVYVIELPPQILTEDGIMYSVAEGQTIDLACETFGSPQPNVTWEVEPWGALIANPRMSQLSDGSLQIRNATRNDSSQYTCTVSNSKITITAELDVLNKTEIVKPPLALRIQRGQPATLTCEYYVDFRQVAPQVQWRKNRQKLTESSDSDNYIIDKSTLIIPDVDEEDEGIYTCEVITTLDMAEASGSITIVDRPDPPTQIQMIEPKERSVTLSWTPGEDHNSPVLEYLIEFEETGSERKEWEELSRVSGSMQRTTLPLKPFISYRFRIIAINDIGKSDPSKETEAYSTPAAPPDSNPEGVRSDSIDPGTLVITWKELDRRSFNGPDFRYKVMWRKVLGSGPSWHTKYITSPPFIVTDVGNFSAFDIKVQAVNEMGEGPEPKSAIGYSGEDYPLEAPLDVGLILINSTAITVTWAPVNKETVRGRLQGYKIYLLHFGPESRHLRRERVREGKPTNISVVTTDSNEEKMILGDLQPYSHYALAVSVVNYKGEGPQSEPLTFHTPEGVPGPPSSLLLESPSETEMILRWTPPIQPNGVLNGYILQYQQIDNEDSPMQVEKISDHAKNHFTLKLDPRSRYRFYLRGYTAAGEGLPIIREGATTLDGGPPSNISLSIGETSVNLTWLSKERQRNVGFLIHYLRGDGKGKWKHSEKVNSSQSFYTLQGLQPGSQYHLRIDLGNKTIWTDKIQTAGTFMEKRDGFVTESWFIGLISALVLLLLVLLILCFIKRSKGGKYSVKEKEEGQIDSEARPMNNEGFGEYSDIEEKRTASQPSLCEDSKLCTDDALDDYANSNSVQTEVLMDESLASQSSGVRDVPDPETQESSPLNPATAISHLGLPNSANFLD